One genomic window of Plasmodium coatneyi strain Hackeri chromosome 12, complete sequence includes the following:
- a CDS encoding NAD(P)(+) transhydrogenase (AB-specific), with the protein MRAMLKTIIILLVALAMNYARCKSSLRNQLASPHGPAENSSSFFQIKLPEISIPPISSNLGNYKDYEGGRNGGGWDSGKVELSSYSFVPSLLNAVYLFSALCFILCLTGLNNHKTSKRGNVLGFIGIVAAIVVTFSQVGFGFRYELFFIIVIPAISIGLFIAHHVSMVQMPQLVALFHSFVGLAALFVGFSKYHSEYFENYEMSTIHLVELYLGTFIGAITFIGSLVAAGKLSGTLDSKSLNLKIKKVINMVCIIIIIIVGYYFVQVKSIYLKTLCLYVSFVVDSFLGFHLVASIGAADMPVVISALNSYSGFATAISGFLLHNNLLIISGSLIGSSGAILSYIMCIGMNRDIFNIILGGWDDYDELGGGSVQQDKINKRVNSTTHKYVAENLINARNVVIVPGYGTAVSKCQRELAEICIILKSRNVQVNFAIHPVAGRMPGHLNVLLAEANIPYNIVKEMNEINSSIDKADIVLVVGANDIVNPSSLDPSSKIYGMPVIEVWKSKQVIILKRSLNTGYSAIDNPLFYFTNSYMLFGDAKHSTNQILTVLSDYTSHKYPEVSLSDEQHDDEKDEVRSLCFLSEGSSTGSRDNLEALSEQYPKARRVIGLVKEDTGGTQKGGSNNGDEKGGNTKEGIEGTSCTPGTANVNLSIVPLTPKFVPKLKKMGFRILVEKDIGRSIMIEDQEYVNYGAEIASKEDVLRQSNILLKVDPPSEEFIVKVPNNTVLISYLWPSINKELLQIAVQDEEKNNITYMAIDEVPRSTRAQKIDIRSSMSNLQGYRAVIEAFFMLPKFSKSSTTAAGKINPAKVFVIGAGVAGLQAIITAKSMGSIVYSHDKKASTEEEVKSCGGIFIKIPSSAHGEKNEPAKDEEKTNDDFLTIQSRIFKRVISKCDILICSASVPGKTSPKLVTTEMIKLMKRGSVAVDLSTEFGDKQNGWGGNIECSVSNRNVIINGVHVLGRDKIERNMPLQASDLFSMNMINLLDEMGGGLQFTVDTNNDIVKALVVVKDGKILYAPDRSVEKFVKSESVFLTDQREENQLVSKKTIKYPTGTRITEKFIESDMLFYISLICALMVTLLTGTIFSQSDLHHLFLFTLSIIVGYFCVWSVTPSLHTPLMSVTNALSGVIIIGSMIEYGSGFRSLSSVLSMMATFLSAVNLSGGFYVTKRMLDMFIK; encoded by the exons ATGAGAGCAATGTTGAAGACAATTATCATCCTGCTGGTCGCACTGGCGATGAATTATGCGAGGTGCAAATCGAGTTTAAGGAACCAGCTGGCAAGCCCGCACGGACCGGCCGAAAACAGCAGTAGCTTTTTCCAAATAAAACTCCCCGAAATTAGTATCCCGCCGATTTCGAGTAACCTTGGAAATTATAAAGACTatgagggaggaagaaatggaggCGGATGGGACAGTGGCAAAGTGGAGTTATCGTCCTATTCGTTCGTTCCGTCGTTATTAAATGcggtttatttattttctgcctTATGTTTCATCCTCTGTTTGACTGGCTTGAATAACCACAAGActtccaaaagggggaatgtaCTAGGGTTTATAGGAATAGTTGCAGCAATAGTGGTGACCTTTAGCCAAGTAGGGTTTGGATTCAGatatgaattattttttatcataGTAATACCAGCCATAAGTATAGGATTATTTATAGCCCACCATGTGAGCATGGTTCAGATGCCCCAGTTGGTAGCACTATTTCATAGCTTCGTCGGATTAGCAGCATTATTTGTAGGCTTTTCTAAATACCATTCGGAATATTTTGAGAATTACGAAATGAGCACAATACATTTGGTTGAACTTTATTTAGGAACCTTCATCGGTGCAATAACTTTTATCGGGTCGTTAGTAGCAGCGGGAAAATTAAGTGGTACTCTAGACAGCAAATCtttaaatttgaaaataaaaaaagtcatAAATATGGTATGTATTATAATTATCATCATTGTTGGatattattttgttcagGTTAAATCGATTTATTTGAAAACATTGTGTCTGTATGTTTCTTTCGTCGTGGATTCATTTTTGGGGTTCCACTTAGTTGCATCCATCGGTGCTGCAGATATGCCTGTCGTCATTAGTGCATTGAATTCTTACTCCGGATTCGCTACAGCTATTAGTGGATTTCTCCTTCATAACAATTTGCTAATCATATCAGGATCCCTTATTGGTTCTTCAGGGGCTATATTATCCTACATTATGTGCATAGGAATGAACAGAGACATTTTCAACATTATCCTAGGTGGGTGGGACGACTATGATGAATTAGGTGGCGGATCAGTTCAGCAGGATAAGATAAATAAACGGGTAAATTCTACCACACATAAGTATGTTGCAGAAAATTTAATTAACGCAAGAAATGTTGTAATCGTTCCAGGGTATGGCACAGCTGTTAGTAAATGTCAGAGAGAATTGGCTGAAATTTGCATCATACTGAAGTCGAGAAATGTGCAGGTGAATTTTGCCATCCACCCTGTTGCAGGAAGAATGCCAGGACATTTAAATGTCCTTCTAGCTGAAGCAAATATTCCCTACAATATTGTCaaagaaatgaatgaaatTAACTCATCTATTGATAAGGCTGATATCGTTTTGGTAGTGGGGGCTAACGACATTGTGAACCCGTCCTCTTTAGACCCCTCCAGCAAAATTTATGGAATGCCAGTCATCGAGGTATGGAAAAGTAAGCAagtaattattttaaaaaggagctTAAACACAGGGTATTCGGCGATAGACAATCCGCTCTTCTACTTTACCAACAGTTATATGCTTTTCGGCGATGCGAAACATTCGACCAATCAAATTTTAACCGTTCTAAGTGACTACACTAGTCATAAATATCCAGAGGTTTCCCTGTCGGATGAGCAGCATGATGATGAGAAGGATGAAGTGCGTTCTTTGTGCTTCCTTTCGGAGGGCTCCTCCACCGGGAGTAGGGACAATTTGGAGGCGCTCTCAGAGCAGTACCCCAAGGCGAGGAGGGTCATCGGGCTGGTGAAGGAAGACACGGGGGGgacacaaaaagggggatcaAATAATGGagatgaaaaagggggaaacaccAAAGAGGGAATAGAAGGAACGTCTTGTACCCCCGGAACTGCAAATGTCAATTTGTCTATAGTCCCCCTGACGCCCAAGTTTGTCccaaagttaaaaaaaatgggcttCCGAATATTGGTAGAAAAAGACATAGGAAGGAGCATCATGATAGAAGACCAGGAATACGTTAATTACGGCGCGGAAATAGCTTCGAAGGAGGATGTCCTCAGGCAGAGCAATATCCTACTGAAGGTGGATCCACCGAGTGAGGAGTTCATAGTGAAAGTACCAAATAACACAGTCCTAATTAGCTACCTATGGCCAAGCATCAATAAAGAGCTACTTCAAATCGCTGTgcaggatgaagaaaaaaataacatcacCTATATGGCAATTGACGAAGTCCCTAGGTCCACACGGGCTCAAAAAATAGACATCAGAAGTTCTATGAGTAACTTACAAGGATACAGAGCTGTTATAGAAGCCTTTTTCATGCTCCCAAAGTTTAGTAAATCGTCTACCACGGCTGCTGGAAAAATTAACCCCGCTAAAGTTTTCGTCATAGGGGCAGGGGTAGCAGGGTTGCAAGCCATTATAACTGCGAAGAGTATGGGTTCTATTGTATACTCACATGATAAGAAAGCGTCCACTGAGGAGGAAGTGAAGAGCTGTGGTGGAATATTCATAAAAATCCCATCATCAGCACATGGAGAAAAGAACGAACCAGCgaaagatgaagaaaaaacgaacgaCGATTTTTTAACCATACAAAGTAGGATTTTCAAAAGGGTTATCAGCAAGTGCGACATTTTAATCTGCTCTGCATCTGTGCCTGGAAAAACGTCCCCCAAATTGGTGACCACAGAAATGATAAAACTAATGAAGAGGGGAAGTGTGGCCGTGGATTTGTCTACAGAATTTGGAGATAAGCAAAATGGTTGGGGAGGAAATATCGAATGTTCAGTGTCAAATAGAAACGTTATCATCAATGGTGTTCATGTGTTAGGTAGAgataaaattgaaagaaataTGCCACTGCAGGCGTCTGATTTGTTTTCCATGAATATGATAAATCTGCTAGATGAAATGGGAGGAGGATTACAATTTACAGTCGATACGAATAATGATATTGTGAAAGCGCTCGTTGTTGTgaaggatggaaaaattCTGTACGCACCTGACAGATCAGTCgaaaaatttgttaaaagtGAGAGTGTATTTTTGACGgaccaaagggaagaaaatcaaCTTGTTTCCAAAAAAACGATAAAATATCCGACGGGTACACGCATAACTGAAAAGTTTATCGAGTCAGATATGCTCTTTTACATTTCCCTAATTTGTGCACTTATGGTTACCCTACTGACGGGCACCATTTTTTCACAGTCAGATTTGCaccatttgtttttatttacttTGTCTATCATCGTTGGCTACTTCTGCGTGTGGTCCGTCACGCCTTCATTGCATACTCCGCTCATGTCCGTCACGAACGCG CTCTCCGGTGTTATAATTATCGGAAGCATGATTGAGTACGGCAGTGGCTTCAGAAGTCTCAGTTCTGTCCTGTCGATGATGGCCACCTTCTTGTCTGCTGTGAATCTTTCAG GCGGATTTTACGTCACCAAGAGGATGCTGGACATGTTTATCaaatag